In Aspergillus flavus chromosome 3, complete sequence, one genomic interval encodes:
- a CDS encoding putative translation factor pelota, producing MRLIKNKVELNGSGTVTLCPEEPEDMWHAYNLIRPGDLLRASAIRRVTTTQETGSTTSARVHLTLEIRVKSLDFDPQLSQLHVSGQIVNETQHTKVGQHHTLDLELNRNFTLEKEIGSDGEGVGWDSIAIQMLKDAVDDGGKRRAEAVAVVMQEGLAHICFIGQFQTILKQKVEMSVPRKRQGGSDHDKGLTKFYQVTLDTLLRQMEFNTSSTSLTSNETVRPVLLASPGFVAAGFQKHIQSVAATSTPALKRLLPNIVVVHSASGYLHSLAEVLQSPSVKTILADTKYARETKLMDDFQDQLRKETNKATYGPREVESAVDQGAVGRGGGVLIISNRLFRSQDVAERKRWVSLVDRVRDVEGGEVRVLSSDHESGRRLDGLGGIAALLTFPIVEDDYDSHEEQS from the exons ATGCGCTTGATCAAGAACAAGGTTGAGCTTAACGGCTCAGGCACAGTCACGCTGTGCCCTGAAGAGCCCGAAGATATG TGGCATGCATACAACCTAATTCGACCTGGCGATCTTCTCCGCGCCAGTGCCATTCGCCGTGTTACCACGACCCAAGAGACTGGATCTACAACGTCCGCTCGAGTCCACCTGACGCTCGAGATCCGAGTCAAATCTCTAGATTTCGACCCGCAGCTTTCCCAGCTGCATGTGAGTGGCCAGATTGTGAACGAAACGCAACACACCAAGGTTGGCCAGCACCATACGCTGGATTTGGAGTTGAATCGCAACTTCACgcttgaaaaggaaataggCTCGGACGGCGAGGGGGTGGGATGGGATAGTATCGCCATTCAGATGCTTAAAGATGCGGTTGATGACGGCGGGAAACGGAGGGCGGAGGCTGTGGCTGTTGTGATGCAGGAGGGTCTTGCTCATATATGTTTTATTGGGCAGTTTCAGACGATTCTGAAGCAGAAGGTTGAGATGTCCGTTCCGCGGAAACGACAGGGAGGCAGCGATCATGATAAG GGATTGACGAAATTCTATCAAGTCACACTTGACACCCTTCTTCGCCAGATGGAATTCAACACTAGCTCTACCTCTCTCACCAGCAACGAGACCGTCCGACCTGTCCTCCTTGCATCACCTGGTTTCGTTGCCGCCGGGTTCCAGAAGCACATCCAGTCCGTCGCAGCGACCAGCACACCCGCTCTGAAGCGTCTACTCCCGAATATTGTGGTCGTCCACTCCGCCTCCGGGTACTTACATTCCCTAGCAGAAGTTCTACAGTCACCCTCAGTCAAAACGATCCTCGCCGATACGAAGTACGCTCGAGAAACCAAACTCATGGACGACTTCCAGGACCAACTTCGGAAAGAGACGAACAAGGCAACATACGGGCCGCGCGAGGTCGAATCAGCAGTTGACCAAGGCGCTGTGGGCCGTGGTGGCGGCGTGCTAATCATCTCCAATCGCCTGTTCCGGTCCCAGGACGTGGCCGAGCGTAAACGCTGGGTATCACTGGTTGACCGCGTGCGGGACGTGGAAGGCGGAGAAGTTCGGGTGCTCAGCTCAGACCATGAGAGTGGGAGGAGATTGGACGGGCTGGGTGGCATTGCCGCTCTGTTGACGTTCCCCATTGTCGAGGATGATTACGACTCCCATGAGGAGCAAAGTTGA
- a CDS encoding aldo-keto reductase, producing MAPLSLQSTLKLVSGYEIPVVGFGVYQTPPDITEKVTLKALETGYRHVDSAKYYANEAECAEAIRKSGIDRSKIFYTTKVPVSHMSYEKAKEAIEASLADAAGIGYIDLVLLHAPFGGKEGRLGAWRALVEAQKTGKVRSIGVSNYGIHHLNELEEYINSGVGGQISVGQYEIHPWCPREDIVDWLKRRNIVVEAYSPLVQATRMQEPVLQSLVKKHNKTPAQILIRWSLQKGYVPLPKSVTESRIIENTQVFDFELSEEDMQSLKTGVDAPVCWDPARDSRL from the exons ATGGCTCCGCTATCGCTTCAGTCGACCCTTAAGTTGGTCTCGGGATATGAGATCCCTGTCGTTGGTTTCGGT GTTTACCAGAC TCCGCCTGATATCACAGAAAAAGTGACCCTGAAGGCCTTAGAAACTGGCTACCGCCAT GTCGACAGCGCCAAGTACTATGCGAACGAAGCCGAATGCGCCGAAGCTATCCGCAAGTCGGGAATCGACCGCTCCAAGATCTTCTACACAACCAAGGTCCCCGTCAGCCACATGTCCTACGAAAAGGCTAAAGAAGCTATCGAAGCTAGCCTTGCGGATGCAGCCGGAATCGGCTATATCGACCT GGTGCTACTCCACGCTCCGTTTGGAGGTAAGGAGGGTCGCCTGGGCGCCTGGCGCGCTCTGGTAGAAGCTCAGAAGACTGGCAAGGTCCGTTCCATCGGAGTTTCCAACTACGGTATCCACCACCTCAACGAATTGGAGGAATACATCAACAGCGGTGTGGGTGGCCAGATCTCAGTCGGCCAGTACGAAATCCACCCCTGGTGCCCCAGAGAAGACATTGTCGACTGGCTGAAGAGGCGCAACATTGTTGTTGAAGCGTATTCGCCTTTGGTGCAGGCCACTCGTATGCAGGAGCCCGTTTTGCAGAGTCTGGTCAAGAAGCACAACAAGACTCCCGCTCAGATCTTGATCCGGTGGAGCTTGCAGAAG GGCTATGTCCCTCTCCCCAAGTCAGTGACCGAGTCGCGTATCATCGAGAACACGCAAGTCTTCGACTTCGAGCTATCAGAAGAGGACATGCAGAGCTTGAAGACAGGAGTAGATGCACCTGTCTGCTGGGATCCCGCCAGGGACTCCCGCCTGTGA
- a CDS encoding putative alpha/beta hydrolase → MPSLTINNHNLHYADSHPNGAPDQGQTIIFIHGLGSSQNYYFPILPHLTPNHRCITIDTYGSARSTYTGQPISIASIAADVIGVLDALNIPKAVAVGHSMGGLVVTLLGAQYADRINAVVAIGPTHPSSMLTSVMNKRSETVSEAGMEPMANTIPYQATGSGTPALTKAFIRELILGQNPEGYAALCRAIASAPVIDYSAVRVRFLLLAGEEDKSAPLEGCRIIFDGVSSENKCLEVLEKVGHWHCVEAPDVVGGLIARFVGGV, encoded by the exons ATGCCCTCCCTCACCAtaaacaaccacaacctCCACTACGCCGACTCCCACCCCAACGGCGCCCCAGACCAAGGCCAaaccatcatcttcatccatggCCTCGGCTCCTCCCAAAACTACTACTTCCCCATCCTCCCCCATCTAACCCCCAACCACCGCTGCATAACAATTGACACCTACGGCTCCGCCCGCTCAACCTACACAGGCCAACCGATATCCATCGCCTCCATCGCCGCAGATGTAATCGGCGTACTAGACGCACTGAACATCCCCAAAGCAGTGGCAGTCGGCCACTCAATGGGCGGCTTAGTGGTCACCCTTCTTGGAGCTCAGTATGCAGACCGCATAAATGCAGTGGTGGCTATTGGACCGACGCATCCTTCTTCGATGCTTACGTCGGTGATGAATAAGAGGAGCGAGACTGTTTCTGAAG CGGGAATGGAACCAATGGCCAACACCATCCCCTACCAAGCTACCGGCTCCGGAACCCCAGCTCTCACGAAGGCATTCATCCGGGAACTCATTCTCGGACAGAACCCCGAGGGCTATGCGGCGCTTTGTAGGGCTATTGCTTCGGCGCCGGTGATTGATTATTCGGCTGTTCGGGTGCGGTTCTTGCTTCTTGCtggcgaggaggataagTCTGCGCCCTTGGAGGGGTGTCGGATTATTTTTGATGGCGTGTCCAGTGAGAATAAGTGTTTGGAGGTGTTGGAGAAGGTGGGACATTGGCATTGTGTGGAGGCGCCGGATGTTGTGGGGGGTTTGATTGCGAGATTTGTTGGGGGGgtttag
- a CDS encoding protocatechuate 3,4-dioxygenase beta subunit (catechol 1,2-dioxygenase) translates to MATHRFDPNFTDNVVNAMGPKTNPRFRKLMTSLIRHVHDFARENEVTVDEWMAGVQLMNWAGQMSDDKRNEGQLVCDVIGLESLVDEITFKLAEEAEDAPTATAILGPFFRADTPYRKNGDNIVKGVPDGEMAFMHGRVIDFTTKKPLVGATVEVWQAATNGLYEQQDPNQEEFNLRGKFKTDEEGRYNFYCLRPTPYPVPDDGPAGKLLKLMDRHPFRPAHIHIIATHDGYKPLTTQIFDSKDQYLTNDSVFAVKDSLIVDFVPREGDPQAGLELNYDVKLVPAPSNSTNDV, encoded by the exons ATGGCTACCCACCGCTTCGACCCCAATTTCACCGACAATGTCGTCAACGCCATGGGCCCCAAGACCAACCCTCGGTTCCGCAAGCTCATGACCAGCCTAATCCGCCATGTCCACGACTTCGCGCGCGAGAACGAGGTCACCGTTGACGAGTGGATGGCTGGTGTCCAGTTGATGAACTGGGCCGGTCAAATGAGCGACGACAAGCGGAATGAGGGACAGCTAGTTTGCGACGTGATCGGGTTGGAATC CCTCGTCGACGAAATCACCTTCAAACTCGCCGAAGAGGCCGAAGACGCTCCCACCGCAACTGCTATCCTGGGCCCATTCTTCCGCGCCGATACCCCCTACCGCAAGAACGGCGATAACATCGTCAAGGGGGTCCCGGATGGCGAGATGGCTTTCATGCATGGTCGCGTTATCGATTTTACCACCAAGAAGCCACTCGTGGGCGCCACCGTGGAAGTGTGGCAAGCGGCGACGAATGGGTTGTACGAACAGCAGGATCCGAACCAGGAGGAATTTAACCTCCGCGGAAAGTTCAAGACGGATGAGGAGGGCCGGTACAACTTCTACTGTTTGAGGCCCACGCCGTATCCTGTTCCtgatgatg GACCGGCAGGGAAGCTGCTCAAGCTAATGGATAGACATCCGTTCAGACCGGCTCATATTCATATCATT GCTACTCACGACGGCTACAAGCCCCTCACCACGCAGATCTTTGACAGCAAAGACCAGTACCTGACCAACGACTCTGTCTTCGCCGTTAAGGACTCGTTGATTGTAGATTTTGTTCCCCGCGAGGGTGATCCTCAAGCTGGTCTTGAGCTGAACTATGATGTGAAGTTGGTGCCGGCACCGTCGAATAGCACCAATGATGTATAA
- a CDS encoding KptA family-domain-containing protein (RNA 2'-phosphotransferase, Tpt1), whose amino-acid sequence METAIRWSPSSTTAEQRFLSVDVVGKAFRLCKVTSFDGQNLEHEVLAAHTKVPAFRAFDWSPADESLVAVGQSSGDATILRLNSESQESFSFPIRHQRYCNAVAFSTHGLLAAGLDRVRNDFCLNVWDVNQRLAMRGGKGVVEPLRKLASSEPITSVKFFRDQPDTLVAGVKGQYVRIYDLRAIDWLDENYIASCLTSNDPTICIWDRRVGSRYTTPGVGPANTLETGQPGPALEFKNVIAPKSTIWSLRFSRTKRGCLGVLANTGHFKTYDVAKEYLSEEYRSSMDETLGQESSKNYPEQIYTKYVRDVSSPFNHPTRGYPESERIVSFDFLNMSPSNEPTALTLSGNGQVNIITTKPPSPPVRLSSQGLLIRGTSGDDADFRTISPLPSQGLRVSEVIEDLRERILPSHDIQEISRENHHTKPLSSREARERALSLGASGNLITAEEALTLLTINRLRCKEGYLFDAARNRRILADDPRLQGFWGWIERARNDSSNDSMIANGLDLNYVGVCDIWNNDLGDTLDTRHLEPDARLDISKVIVNLVREQLNLPETRGCETDYPEHRRLCLRLCGAAQTHRELEELVRTLSADSQHTKAAALAVFQDEAKLAYLALRSHHPTQAHKLLAMAIAGAAKGDTDPDWEDTCAEIAKELTDPYARAILALVSKGDWNSVIQETTLPLKYRIEVAVRWLPDDELTEYINEMTAEAILQGDIEGIVLTGLGPSAMDLFQSYIRKFNDVQTPVLAMSHSVPRFINNNPNRARFEAWRETYRWQINSWKLQLERARFDVGSRKFAVTWDGRKLIEPPRQQVSLTCNYCTRPLTQHDASSQLSPSTTGEVVHPTPGNPLGTSAMSGMVCPRCGRHMPRCGVCTFWLGSPDPMSKACLAADAGQQAGKPTQAEMMRRFIVFCMNCNHGFHAHHAQEWFMKHRNDSQHCIHESQRLIHYERVNKFPDKLVRRNKRKQPTIKPLRHHFQHLSPWSKIMGQQRRGKPSGGRDVTVSKALSLLLRHAAEKEGLKLDAQGYANVADVLAWRKLKSLKVTFPEIVAAVATSDKKRFALLHIPSTEAQAQQSTSAEASTEHGIPTTSAGQDSATETALAVSESDLDPAHFLIRATQGHSIKSVDAASLMEKLSLDEEAKLPDTVVHGTFHAAWPAILASGGLKSMGRNQVHFATGPSVESVLAQGAQGSKEVTGDHGEKVISGMRRDAQVLIYIDLKKALAAGCPFWRSENGVILSEGMVVEGSSGIVPVEFFDVVVERKHGLGKIWEGGKEVQALPEELVKQGNPKGRRNANKKKEDTTQP is encoded by the exons ATGGAGACCGCTATTCGCTGGTCGCCATCGTCGACCACGGCGGAACAGCGCTTTCTCTCCGTGGATGTGGTAGGAAAGGCATTCCGCCTGTGCAAGGTGACGTCCTTCGACGGCCAAAACCTAGAACATGAGGTGCTTGCTGCTCACACCAAGGTTCCGGCATTCCGGGCCTTCGACTGGTCGCCCGCTGATGAATCGCTCGTCGCTGTAGGCCAGTCGTCTGGAGACGCCACTATTCTACGCCTGAACAGCGAGTCCCAGGAGTCGTTCTCGTTTCCAATTCGCCATCAGCGGTATTGTAACGCTGTCGCGTTCAGCACGCACGGATTACTGGCTGCTGGTCTGGATCGCGTGCGGAATGACTTTTGTCTTAATGTCTGGGATGTCAACCAGCGGCTCGCTATGAGAGGTGGGAAGGGAGTTGTGGAGCCACTGAGGAAGCTGGCTAGTTCAGAACCGATCACCAGTGTGAAGTTCTTCAGGGATCAACCTGACACACTAGTGGCTGGTGTAAAGGGGCAGTATGTTAGAATTTATGATCTTCGAG CTATTGACTGGCTAGACGAGAACTACATTGCATCGTGTCTTACATCCAATGATCCTACGATCTGTATCTGGGATCGACGTGTAGGGTCTCGATATACGACCCCTGGTGTAGGTCCAGCAAACACTCTTGAGACCGGACAGCCGGGACCTGCGCTTGAGTTCAAGAATGTCATCGCTCCCAAGTCAACCATCTGGAGTCTGCGATTCTCGAGAACAAAGAGAGGATGTCTGGGAGTTCTTGCGAATACCGGCCACTTCAAAACTTATGATGTTGCCAAAGAATACTTATCCGAAGAGTATCGCTCGTCAATGGATGAGACTCTGGGCCAAGAATCTTCGAAGAACTATCCAGAACAGATATACACTAAGTATGTGCGGGATGTTTCCAGTCCATTCAATCATCCAACACGGGGCTATCCGGAATCGGAAAGGATCGTATCCTTCGATTTTCTGAATATGAGCCCCTCCAATGAGCCTACTGCCTTAACGTTGTCGGGCAATGGCCAGGTCAATATTATCACGACAAAACCGCCGTCACCTCCTGTACGACTCTCCTCCCAAGGCTTGTTGATACGTGGGACATCTGGGGACGACGCAGATTTCCGAACGATAAGCCCTCTACCTAGTCAAGGACTGCGCGTTTCTGAGGTGATTGAAGACCTTCGTGAACGTATTCTACCAAGCCACGATATCCAGGAAATATCGCGTGAAAATCATCACACAAAGCCATTATCTAGCCGTGAGGCTCGAGAACGCGCTCTATCTCTAGGAGCTTCGGGAAATCTGATAACAGCCGAGGAGGCTTTGACCCTATTGACCATCAACCGACTTCGTTGTAAAGAGGGATATCTATTTGATGCAGCCCGGAACCGGAGGATACTCGCCGATGATCCTCGCCTGCAAGGTTTCTGGGGTTGGATCGAAC gTGCGCGCAATGACTCGTCTAATGACTCAATGATTGCAAATGGCTTGGATCTGAACTACGTGGGAGTCTGTGACATCTGGAACAATGATCTAG GCGATACCTTGGACACTCGGCACCTCGAACCCGATGCCAGACTTGATATCAGTAAGGTCATCGTCAATCTGGTTCGAGAACAATTAAATCTCCCTGAGACCAGGGGCTGTGAGACAGATTATCCAGAGCATCGCAGGCTTTGCCTCCGACTCTGCGGCGCGGCTCAGACTCACCGTGAATTGGAAGAACTCGTCAGAACATTGTCAGCCGATAGCCAGCATACTAAAGCAGCAGCTCTGGCTGTCTTCCAGGATGAGGCTAAACTGGCCTACTTAGCGTTGCGAAGCCACCACCCCACTCAAGCACATAAGCTGCTTGCCATGGCCATTGCTGGTGCAGCGAAGGGTGACACTGACCCAGATTGGGAGGACACCTGCGCGGAGATTGCCAAGGAACTCACAGACCCGTACGCACGAGCGATCTTGGCACTTGTGAGCAAAGGGGACTGGAACTCTGTCATTCAGGAAACCACGCTTCCTTTGAAGTATCGAATTGAGGTTGCTGTGCGTTGGCTGCCCGACGATGAGCTGACCGAGTATATAAATGAAATGACCGCCGAGGCCATCCTTCAGGGAGACATCGAAGGTATTGTGCTAACAGGACTGGGGCCTTCCGCTATGGACCTTTTTCAATCATACATCAGGAAATTCAACGACGTACAAACACCGGTCCTCGCCATGAGCCACTCCGTCCCACGATTCATTAATAACAACCCGAATAGAGCTCGTTTTGAAGCATGGCGTGAAACGTACCGTTGGCAGATTAATTCCTGGAAACTACAGCTGGAACGAGCACGATTCGATGTCGGTTCTCGCAAATTTGCCGTCACCTGGGACGGTAGAAAGCTGATTGAGCCACCGCGACAACAAGTCAGTCTGACTTGCAATTACTGTACCCGACCACTTACCCAACACGATGCCTCTTCTCAGCTGTCACCATCTACCACGGGTGAGGTCGTTCACCCCACCCCTGGGAATCCCCTGGGCACGTCGGCGATGTCCGGAATGGTTTGTCCACGCTGCGGTCGGCACATGCCCCGATGCGGCGTTTGTACTTTTTGGCTGGGATCCCCAGACCCGATGTCCAAAGCGTGCCTCGCCGCTGACGCTGGACAGCAGGCCGGAAAGCCTACCCAAGCGGAGATGATGCGAAGATTCATCGTGTTTTGTATGAATTGTAATCACGGATTCCATGCGCACCATGCCCAAGAGTGGTTCATGAAGCATAGG AACGACTCACAACATTGCATACATGAGTCACAAAGACTCATTCATTACGAACGAGTAAATAAATTCCC AGACAAACTAGTGCgcagaaacaaaagaaaacagccCACAATTAAACCCCTCCGACACCACTTCCAACACCTATCTCCCTGGTCAAAGATCATGGGCCAACAACGCAGAGGCAAACCCTCCGGGGGCCGCGACGTAACCGTCTCCAAAGCCCTGAGTCTGTTACTCCGACACGCCgccgaaaaagaaggccTGAAGCTGGACGCGCAAGGCTACGCGAACGTCGCAGACGTG CTCGCCTGGCGCAAACTTAAATCCCTTAAAGTTACCTTCCCTGAAATCGTCGCCGCCGTCGCAACCTCTGACAAAAAGCGCTTCGCCCTTCTACATATTCCCTCCACTGAAGCCCAGGCCCAGCAATCGACCTCGGCAGAAGCTTCTACAGAGCATGGCATCCCGACGACAAGCGCGGGGCAGGATTCCGCGACGGAGACAGCTCTCGCGGTGTCCGAGTCGGACCTCGACCCGGCGCATTTTTTGATCCGTGCGACGCAGGGGCATAGTATTAAGAGTGTGGATGCGGCTTCGTTGATGGAGAAATTGTCcctggatgaggaggccaAGTTACCTGATACTGTTGTGCATGGGACGTTTCACGCTGCTTGGCCGGCCATTCTGGCCTCTGGGGGTTTGAAGAGTATGGGGCGGAATCAGGTGCATTTTGCTACGGGGCCGTCTGTGGAGTCTGTACTCGCACAGGGGGCACAGGGGTCGAAGGAAGTTACAGGGGATCATGGGGAGAAGGTGATCTCGGGGATGCGCCGGGATGCGCAGGTGCTTATTTATATTGATTTGAAAAAGGCGCTGGCGGCTGGGTGTCCGTTTTGGAGGAGTGAGAATGGGGTTATTTTGAGTGaggggatggtggtggagggCAGTAGTGGTATTGTTCCAGTGGAGTTCTTTGATGTGGTGGTTGAGAGGAAGCATGGGTTGGGGAAGATATGGGAGGGTGGGAAGGAGGTTCAGGCGTTGCCGGAAGAGTTGGTGAAGCAGGGGAATCCTAAGGGGAGACGGAATgcgaacaagaagaaggaagacacTACGCAGCCATGA
- a CDS encoding putative nuclear protein (involved in pre-rRNA processing), whose protein sequence is MIRRYFFVVSSFSLQSPSTLEQQEEKQIQSQPHIMPREDSRSQSPVSRPSGDRHYRDRSDPPKRKHNSDGASHQPYRKKVQLPKKEHQYPSVNELKKRIRDVKRLLNRVDLPADARIVQERALAGYENDLEEEEKRRERSKMIKKYHFVRFLDRKTASKDVKRLERREKEVSGSDLDSAAKEQKLAALAQKLRVARVNLNYTIYYPLAERYIALYADAKKKKEQVKDGNNDEDGDAGYTLVHANAADKPAMWHTVEKCMKDGTLELLRDGKLKNGESGAVTKEKANVDKKKTSIRDSVQQKDTTKTSVKPQRREDKKAKDSRGFSSKNDSRHSRARQSSPDDNGDESDGGFFEM, encoded by the exons ATGATCCGCCGGTATTTTTTTGTAGTTTCATCATTTTCTCTCCAGAGTCCAAGTACACtggaacaacaagaagagaaacaaattCAGTCTCAACCGCACATAATGCCTCGAGAAGACTCCAGATCACAGTCGCCCGTCTCCCGACCCTCAGGCGACAGGCATTATCGGGACCGCAGCGACCCTCCTAAACGTAAACACAATTCCGACGGAGCGTCGCACCAGCCTTACAGGAAGAAGGTCCAGCTGCCAAAAAAGGAACACCAGTACCCTTCCGTCAATGAATTGAAGAAGCGCATTCGCGATGTCAAACGTCTCTTGAACCGGGTGGATCTCCCAGCAGATGCACGCATTGTGCAGGAGCGTGCCCTCGCTGGGTACGAGAATGAtctggaggaggaagagaaacgcCGGGAGCGGTCAAAGATGATCAAGAAATACCACTTTGTTCGATTCTTGG ATCGCAAAACTGCTTCCAAAGATGTCAAGCGCCTCGAACGTCGCGAAAAGGAGGTTTCAGGCTCTGACTTAGACTCCGCAGCCAAAGAACAGAAACTCGCCGCTCTTGCGCAAAAGCTCCGTGTCGCTCGTGTCAATTTGAACTACACCATCTACTACCCTCTAGCGGAGAGATACATCGCCCTGTACGCTGatgcgaagaagaaaaaggagcaGGTGAAGGATGGAAATAATGATGAAGACGGCGATGCAGGTTATACACTTGTTCATGCGAATGCTGCTGATAAGCCGGCTATGTGGCACACCGTTGAGAAGTGTATGAAAGACGGAACTCTCGAACTTCTGCGCGATGGAAAGTTGAAGAACGGAGAATCCGGTGCTGTGACCAAGGAAAAGGCCAACgtggacaagaagaagaccagtATTCGTGATTCTGTGCAGCAAAAGGATACCACGAAGACTAGTGTCAAGCCGCAAAGAAGGGAGGATAAGAAAGCGAAGGACTCGAGAGGATTTTCGTCCAAGAATGACAGTCGCCATTCCCGGGCACGCCAGAGCTCACCTGACGATAATGGTGATGAGAGCGATGGTGGTTTCTTTGAGATGTAA
- a CDS encoding F-box protein containing LRR (F-box domain protein): MAATSTDRITPVSGVASPVSPASSTGQIPLDQPPKLKGRHKLLQSLQRISSSPSLKRGRSHSTGYRRDGKASLSCVSLGHSAYAPCLGNGSSSQLYGGLNVRPMTSGQAGPVEEHEGNARIRLVGSDSPNTAQSRSVPLPTELRPGPLGSPLGSTDVIQETAVVQPASKPKKTFDFWGSMPGELRMLILSYLTPREIVRCSLVSKAWNKMCFDGQLWSAIDTTDYYRDIPSDGLVKIIASGGPFVRDLNLRGCVQLREKWKSEGKRITDLCRNVVNFSLEGCRIDKTSMHYFLLRNPRLEYINVSGLSSVTNSAMKIIAQSCPQLEILNVSWCSGVNTNGLKRIIKECPKLKDLGASEIRGFDDEDFALELFKRNTLERLIASRTDINDVCLKILVHGIDPEMDVLLDRPIVLPRQLKHLDLHQCSDLTDNGVKSLAYNVPYLEGLQLSQCPELSDDSVIAVIRTTPRLTHLEIEDLERLTNSTLLEIAKAPCAEHLEHLNISYCEALGDPGMLQVMKNCPSLSSVEMDNTRVSDLTLMEASYRVRKRGYGEDLPRVGLRLVVFDCANVTWAGVKEVLSSNAYVPRSRKSLQATSAISVVAQAVVPDESTDTKTVITSSITPPPQPSVYPNEIIQLKCFYGWQMTVNEHNKRVLRGDLAAANRLDRKWADYMMATEEAGAAGAGARRRRRRAREAERIYNADDEGDDAYGIGGVSALGGRRRRAHSGGSCLVM, encoded by the coding sequence ATGGCTGCTACGAGTACCGACAGGATTACTCCTGTGTCTGGAGTAGCCTCCCCGGTGAGTCCGGCCTCCTCAACAGGCCAGATACCCTTGGATCAACCACCAAAACTCAAAGGACGACATAAACTGCTGCAAAGCCTTCAACGCATCTCATCGAGCCCCAGTTTGAAGCGCGGCCGCTCCCATTCGACGGGCTACCGCCGAGATGGGAAAGCTTCATTGTCCTGCGTCTCACTAGGACATTCGGCATATGCTCCTTGCCTCGGTAACGGAAGCTCGTCGCAACTCTATGGTGGATTGAATGTGCGGCCGATGACTTCTGGTCAGGCTGGCCCAGTGGAAGAACATGAAGGAAATGCTCGAATCCGCCTTGTTGGGTCCGACTCACCAAATACCGCTCAATCAAGATCAGTCCCTCTACCAACCGAGCTGAGACCAGGGCCCCTTGGATCGCCGCTAGGAAGTACCGATGTGATCCAGGAAACTGCTGTCGTACAGCCCGCGTCGAAGCCCAAGAAGACGTTTGACTTCTGGGGAAGTATGCCCGGAGAGCTCAGAATGCTAATTTTAAGCTATCTGACTCCCCGGGAAATTGTTCGCTGCTCTCTCGTCTCTAAAGCCTGGAACAAGATGTGCTTTGATGGGCAGTTGTGGTCTGCAATTGACACTACAGATTACTATCGCGATATCCCTAGTGATGGTCTCGTGAAGATTATCGCCTCTGGCGGTCCATTCGTCCGGGATCTTAACCTCCGCGGTTGCGTTCAGTTACGAGAGAAATGGAAATCTGAAGGCAAGCGCATTACCGACCTGTGCCGAAACGTGGTTAATTTTTCCCTGGAGGGATGCCGCATCGATAAGACCTCCATGCACTATTTCCTTCTACGAAATCCTCGTCTGGAGTACATCAATGTCTCGGGATTGAGCAGTGTAACGAATTCGGCCATGAAGATCATTGCTCAATCATGTCCACAGCTTGAAATTCTGAATGTGTCCTGGTGCTCGGGCGTGAATACGAATGGGTTGAAGAGGATCATTAAAGAATGCCCGAAGCTGAAAGACCTGGGAGCCAGCGAAATTCGCGGCTTCGACGATGAGGATTTTGCGTTGGAACTATTCAAACGAAATACCTTGGAACGCCTGATTGCCAGTCGTACTGACATCAATGATGTGTGCTTGAAGATTCTCGTGCACGGTATCGATCCCGAAATGGATGTTCTTCTCGACCGACCCATTGTACTTCCTCGGCAATTGAAACACCTGGATCTGCATCAATGCTCTGATTTGACGGATAATGGAGTGAAAAGTCTCGCTTATAATGTTCCTTACCTCGAGGGCCTGCAACTTTCTCAGTGCCCCGAGCTTAGCGACGACTCTGTTATCGCTGTCATTCGTACCACGCCTCGCCTAACTCATCTCGAGATTGAAGACCTAGAGAGGCTCACCAATAGCACTCTTCTAGAAATTGCAAAGGCGCCATGCGCCGAACACCTCGAACATCTCAACATCAGCTACTGTGAAGCCCTCGGTGACCCCGGGATGCTTCAAGTTATGAAGAACTGCCCTTCCCTCAGCTCTGTTGAAATGGACAATACTCGAGTTTCCGACCTTACTTTGATGGAAGCCAGCTACCGTGTTCGCAAGCGAGGTTATGGTGAAGACCTACCTCGTGTTGGCTTGCGCTTGGTTGTCTTCGACTGTGCCAACGTTACTTGGGCTGGTGTAAAAGAGGTTCTTTCTAGCAATGCCTATGTTCCACGTTCTCGCAAGTCGCTACAAGCTACATCAGCTATATCAGTTGTAGCACAGGCTGTCGTACCGGACGAGTCAACAGATACAAAGACAGTAATCACATCCTCTATCACACCCCCACCACAGCCTTCGGTATACCCCAATGAGATCATCCAGCTCAAATGTTTCTATGGGTGGCAGATGACCGTGAACGAGCATAACAAACGAGTCCTGAGAGGGGATCTTGCTGCCGCAAACCGTCTGGATCGGAAATGGGCTGATTACATGATGGCTACAGAAGAAGCAGGCGCGGCAGGTGCTGGTGCTAGAAGAAGACGGCGTCGAGCTCGTGAAGCCGAAAGAATTTACAATGCTGACGACGAAGGTGATGACGCCTATGGTATCGGGGGCGTCTCCGCCCTTGGGGGAAGACGCAGGAGAGCACACAGTGGTGGGTCCTGTCTTGTCATGTGA